The Pseudomonadota bacterium genomic interval GCGCGTTGCCATTGAGCGCGATTCAGCCCCGCTTTTGGATTGATGACGTCTGCTACGCGAACCTTGGAGAAGACGAGGTCGGTCCTTCCGACAGCCTGAACCAACACGCCGTAGAATGACCGCTCCGCCTTTGACATGAGGTACGTTGAGAGCTGATAGGGGTATTCCTGAGTCGTGCTTTTACCCCTTGCCAGGACTGCGATGATGGCGAACCCGAAAATGACAATGGCGGCGAGCAGGACTATGTTCATGTTTTCAATTCATCATAACTAACTGCACGAAATTGAATGTTCCGAAATGCATATGCATGGCGCGCGGGGCGCTCGCGTGAATACGTCCTATAAAACTTCAGTGGATATTGCTGACCCACTTGTCACTGGATGAGATGCGCAACCCGTATGCCTTTATCGGCCCCGGGCCCGGGAGACTTACTGAATGACGTGGTGATCCAGCAGGGCAGATGGATATGCGTTGATACCAGGCGCTACCCTGTCGTGGCGTCTGGTGGTAAGGGCCACTTAAGGCCGAGGTCATGACCGGACGGTAATGCGACGAGCGGGCCCCATGGCCTTGACGGGATGACCTCGCGGGACCTGATGCCACAGGACCAAGCTTGTAGACGATAGTGGTGGGCCCGCCAGGACTCGAACCTGGGACCAAGGGATTATGAGTCCCCTGCTCTAACCAACTGAGCTACAGGCCCTGATGACGTACAGAGTGAAACGCCGTGGCCGATGCGGCCACGGCGCCTATCCTACTCGGCTTCCAGGAAGCTGCGCAGCGGTTCCGAACGGGTCGGGTGGCGCAGCTTGCGCAGCGCCTTGGCCTCGATCTGGCGGATGCGTTCGCGGGTGACGTCGAACTGCTTGCCGACCTCTTCCAGCGTGTGATCGGTGTTCATGTCGATGCCAAAGCGCATGCGCAGCACCTTGGCCTCGCGCGGGGTGAGCCCTGAGAGCACATACTGGGTCGCCTCCTTCAGACCTTCCATCGAGGCGGCATCGATCGGTGAATCGATGTTCTGGTCCTCGATGAAATCGCCCAGATGCGAATCCTCGTCGTCGCCGATCGGCGTTTCCATCGAGATCGGTTCCTTGGCGATCTTCAGCACCTTGCGGATCTTGTCTTCCGGCATGTCCATGCGCTCGGCCAGTTCTTCCGGCGTCGGCTCGCGGCCGATCTCCTGCAGCATCTGGCGCGAGATGCGATTGAGCTTGTTGATGGTCTCGATCATGTGCACCGGGATGCGGATGGTGCGCGCCTGGTCCGCGATGGAGCGCGTGATCGCCTGGCGTATCCACCAGGTGGCGTAGGTCGAGAATTTGTAGCCGCGGCGGTACTCGAACTTGTCCACGGCCTTCATCAGGCCGATGTTGCCTTCCTGGATGAGGTCGAGGAACTGCAGTCCGCGGTTGGTGTATTTCTTGGCGATCGAGATCACCAGGCGCAGGTTGGCCTCCACCATCTCCTTCTTGGCGCGGCGTGCCTTGGCCTCGCCGATCGATACCAGGCGGTTGATCTCCTTGATCTCGGCGATGGTCAGGTGCGCGATGTTCTCCAGCGCGATCAGCTTGTTCTGGTGCCGGATGATCTCGTCCTTGACCTGGGCGAGCCCCGCCGCATGCTTGCTGGAGGCCTTGATCTGGATGTCGGTCCAGGCGAGATCCGTCTCGTTGGTCGGGAACGAGGTGATGAATTCCTTGCGCGCCATGCCGGCGCGGGTGACGCAGGCGTCCATGATGCCGCGCTCGTGGGTGCGGATCTTGGCGATCGCATTGCGCAGGTTCGTGGTCAGGATCTCGATGATCCGCGGCACCAGCTTGAGCTGCAGCGTCTGTTCGGTGAGCTGGTCGCGCAGTTTGCGGATGCGCGCGGCGTTCTTGCTGCCACCCTTCTCGGCGGCGGCGATCAGCTGCTTGTAGGTCTTGTCGAGTTCGGCGAAATGCACGCGCGCCTCTTCGGGGTCCGGGCCGGTTTCCGGCGGGCCGTCGCTGACGTTGTCATCGTCGTCGTCGTCGTCGCTGTCGTCGTCGTCATCGCGGCTGCTGGCGGCGACCTCGCGGTCGTCGACCGGGCTGACCGGCGTTTCGCTGATCTCTTCCTCGGTCGCATTCGGATCGACGAAGCCCGAGATCAGGTCGTTCAGCCGCATCTCGCCGGCTTCCACGCGCTCGTGGCCGCGCAGCAGCGTGGCCGCGGTTTCCGGATAGGCGGCCAGGGCGTGCAGCACCTGGCTGAGGCCATCCTCGATGCGCTTGGCGATGACGATCTCGCCCTCGCGTGTGAGCAGTTCCACCGTACCCATCTCGCGCATGTACATGCGTACGGGGTCGGTGGTCCGGCCGAATTCGCTGTCTACGGTGACCAGGTTGGCGGCGGCTTCCTCGGCCGCGTCGTCGTCGGCGGTGTTCTTGGCGCTGGCCAGCAACAGGGAATCCGCGTCCGGTGCAACCTCGTGCACCAGGATCCCCATATCGTTGATCATGCCGATGATGTCCTCGATCTGCTGCGGATCGACGATTTCGTCGGGCAGATGATCATTGACCTCGGCATAGGTCAGGAAGCCCTGGTCCTTGCCCTTTTCGATCAGCAGTTTCAGGCGAGATTGTTGCTCTTTGTCCATAACGGTCCGCGGACACCGCAGTGCCCAGTTGCAAAGTCAGCCAAGGGGGTGGAAATCAATCGCGCAGTATAGAACAACATGTTGGGGCGGCAAAGCGGATTCCAAGCCCGGCTGCCGGGCCCTGTCCGGTGCTGCCACCTAGCGTACCTCCTGAAGCAGGGTCTGCAATTTCCAGTACTCTTTCCGTTCATCTTCGCTAAGTTTTTGTATTTTAGACTTATTATCCAATGCTTCAATACGCTGTTCGAGGTGCAGGCGCTGGATCTGCTGCAACTGGCGCCGGAGATCCGGCAGCAGGTCGAGGTCGTCGCTCACCGGGCTCCACTGTGCCAGCCGGGCCAGGTGGCGGGCCTCGTCGCGCCCGCGCCAGTGCTCCAGAATCGCACCTGTGCTTGCTAACGGCTGTTGCCGCAGCAATTCAAGCAATTCTTTCAGAAGTGCGACACCCGGCACGTCAACGGGTTCCTCGAACGGCAACCCATCGATTTCCCGGGCCAGCCCCGGCCGGTAGAGCAGGATGGAGATGGCCGTGCGGACCGGGCTGTGGCCGCCGCCGGGAGGCGGCGGCCGGGCCGGAGCCGGGGCGGGCTCCCGGGTCTCCCGGGGGAGTTCCAGGCGCGCGGAGAGTGTCCGGGCGGTGGTGCCGGCGAGTTCGGCCAGGCGTTCGGTCATCAGCTGGCGGAACATGCCGTCCGGGAGCGTGGCGAGCATCGGTCTGGCCAGGGCGACCAGCCGGGCGCGGCCGTCGATACTGCCGAGATCCAGACCCGTGGCCAGGCGCTCGAAGAAGAAATCCGACAGGTGCATGGCGCTCCCGAGCAACTGCTCGAAGCCCGCCTGGCCGGTCTTGCGGACCAGCGTATCCGGGTCCTCGCCTTCGGGCAGGAACAGGAAGCGCGCCTCGCGCCCGTCGGTCAGCACCGGCAGGGCGTTCTCCAGGGCGCGCCAGGCGGCCTCGCGCCCGGCGCGGTCGCCGTCGAAACAGAACACGACCTCAGGCACCGCGCGGTAGAGCTGCTCCAGGTGTTCCCGTGTCGTGGCCGTGCCGAGGGTGGCGACGGCGTAGTTGATGTCGAACTGCGCCAGCGCGACCACGTCCATGTAACCCTCCACCACCAGGATGCGCTCCAGCCGGCGTACCGCCTTGCGTGCCTCGTACAGGCCGTACAGTTCCTGGCCCTTGTGGAACACGGCCGATTCCGGGCTGTTCATGTACTTCGGCGTGCTGCTGTCGAGCACGCGCCCGCCGAAGCCGATGGTGCGGCCGCGGCGGTCGTGGATGGGGAACATCACCCGGTCGCGGAAGCGGTCGTATGCCCCCTGGCCGTCGTCGCGCCGGACGGTCAGGCCCAGTTCCAGCAGGCGCTTGCGTGTTGCGCTATCGGCCTGCAGTGCGTCGGCCAGGTTTTCCCAGCCCGGTGGTGCATAACCGATGTGAAAGCGCGCCGCCACCGCGCCGGTCAGTCCGCGCTGTTTGAGGTATTCCACCGCGCGGCCGGCCTGCGCGTGGCCGCGCAGCTGCTCCTGGTAGTAGGCCGATACGCGTTCGAGCAGCGGGTAGAGGGGTTGCGAGGTATCGCTGCGGGCGTGTTCGGCGCCGGCCTCGCGCGGGATCTCCAGTCCGGCCTGGTGCGCGAGTTCCTCGATGGCCTCGACGAAGTCCATGTGCTCGTAGTCCATCAGGAAGGTGATCGCGGTGCCGTGCTGGCCGCAACCGAAACAGTGGTAGAACTGTTTCACCTGGCTGACGGTGAACGACGGGGTCTTCTCGCTGTGGAACGGGCAGCAGGCCTTGTATTCCCGGCCGGCCTTCTTCAGCGGCACGCGCCTGTCGATGACATCAACGATGTCGATGCGCGAGAGCAGTTCATCGATGAACGCTTGCGGGATACGGCCGGCCATGAATCAAGGTTAAAAGGGATACCGGGGAAAGGGAAGGTGCCTGGATGGCGGAGTCATAATTAAAGTGAGTTTCTGAATTTGATGCAGGTTTCGCCCCGCCGGGGCGAAGTACTTTTCTTTGCGCCGCCAAAGAAAAGTACCCAAAAGAAAAGCGGCCCGCAGGCTTGCCCGGAAAGTCGGCTCTGCTGACATTCCGGGTCCCCTGCGCTTCTCGCCAGTTCGTGCGCTCGCCGAACTCGCAGGATTTGCGGCGCCTTACGGCTAGCAAATCCAGCTCGACATGGCGGCTCGCTCGATCCCGAACCGGCTGCGATGCTCGGCTGCGCCAGACGGAATTCTGATCCCGCTCGATATTCTGGTTTGCCCCTTCTCAGGCGCGAACACAGCGGATTTCGCTGTGTCCTTGCAGAGACGGTTTTTCGAATTCTTGGCGGCCTTGTGCCTTGGTATGAGAATGGCTTGGCTGGTATCAGCCCAGGCGTGACTTGATCAGCGCGCTCACCGCGCCCATGTCGGCGCGGCCGGCGAGCTGCGGCTTGAGGGCGGCCATCACCTTGCCCATGTCCTTGATGGAGGCGGCGCCGGTCTCGGCCAGGGCGGCGCTGACCAGCGCGTCGATCTCGGCCTCGCTCAGCGCGGCCGGCATGTAGGGTGTGATGACCTCGATCTCGGCGGACTCCTGCGCGATCAGGTCGTCACGGCCGGCCTGCTCGAACTGCGCGATCGATTCGCGCCGCTGCTTGATCATCTTGTCGAGCACGGCAATGACCTGGGTGTCGTCCAGTTCGATGCGTTCGTCGACTTCGCGTTGCTTGATGGCGGCGAGGATCAGCCGGATCGTGGCCAGGCGCGCCTTCTCCTTGGCCCGCATGGCATCCTTCATGTCCTGCTGGACGCGGTCCTTGATGGACATACGCGGTTGGAGATCAGTACAGGCGGACGCGGCGAGCCAGTTCGCGGGAAACCTTCTTCTGGTTGCGCTTCACGGCGGCGGCCATCTTGCGCTTGCGTTCCTGCGTGGGCTTCTCGTAGAACTCGCGGCGACGCACTTCGGCCAGCACGCCGGCCTTTTCGCACGAGCGCTTGAAGCGGCGCAGCGCGATTTCAAACGGTTCGTTCTCTTTTACACGGACATTGGGCATACAACACAGCTCGGTTAATGGTTAACAAGGGCTGCGAATTCTATACACCTCCCGGCCAAAAGGCAAAATCTCCTTGTGTAACAAGAACCGGCGGCTACCATACCGATATGGTCATCCTGGGTATCGAAACCTCCTGCGACGAAACCGGGGTCGCGCTCTACGACGGCGAGCGCGGCCTGCTGGCGCACGCCCTGCACAGCCAGGTCGATCTGCATGCCCGCTATGGCGGCGTGGTGCCGGAACTGGCCTCCCGCGATCATGTCAGCCGGCTCTTGCCGCTGGTCCGGGAGGTTTTGGAAAACTCATATATTTCAACAGGATCCATCGACGGAGTCGCCTATACGGCGGGGCCCGGCCTGGTCGGTGCGCTGCTGGTCGGCGCGGCGGCCGGCCGGGCCCTGGCCTGGACCTGGGGGGTACCGGCCGTGGGCGTGCACCACATGGAAGGCCACCTGCTCGCGCCGATGCTGGAGCCCGACCCGCCGGCGTTTCCGTTCCTCGCCCTGCTGGTCTCCGGC includes:
- the rpoD gene encoding RNA polymerase sigma factor RpoD, encoding MDKEQQSRLKLLIEKGKDQGFLTYAEVNDHLPDEIVDPQQIEDIIGMINDMGILVHEVAPDADSLLLASAKNTADDDAAEEAAANLVTVDSEFGRTTDPVRMYMREMGTVELLTREGEIVIAKRIEDGLSQVLHALAAYPETAATLLRGHERVEAGEMRLNDLISGFVDPNATEEEISETPVSPVDDREVAASSRDDDDDSDDDDDDDNVSDGPPETGPDPEEARVHFAELDKTYKQLIAAAEKGGSKNAARIRKLRDQLTEQTLQLKLVPRIIEILTTNLRNAIAKIRTHERGIMDACVTRAGMARKEFITSFPTNETDLAWTDIQIKASSKHAAGLAQVKDEIIRHQNKLIALENIAHLTIAEIKEINRLVSIGEAKARRAKKEMVEANLRLVISIAKKYTNRGLQFLDLIQEGNIGLMKAVDKFEYRRGYKFSTYATWWIRQAITRSIADQARTIRIPVHMIETINKLNRISRQMLQEIGREPTPEELAERMDMPEDKIRKVLKIAKEPISMETPIGDDEDSHLGDFIEDQNIDSPIDAASMEGLKEATQYVLSGLTPREAKVLRMRFGIDMNTDHTLEEVGKQFDVTRERIRQIEAKALRKLRHPTRSEPLRSFLEAE
- the dnaG gene encoding DNA primase — translated: MAGRIPQAFIDELLSRIDIVDVIDRRVPLKKAGREYKACCPFHSEKTPSFTVSQVKQFYHCFGCGQHGTAITFLMDYEHMDFVEAIEELAHQAGLEIPREAGAEHARSDTSQPLYPLLERVSAYYQEQLRGHAQAGRAVEYLKQRGLTGAVAARFHIGYAPPGWENLADALQADSATRKRLLELGLTVRRDDGQGAYDRFRDRVMFPIHDRRGRTIGFGGRVLDSSTPKYMNSPESAVFHKGQELYGLYEARKAVRRLERILVVEGYMDVVALAQFDINYAVATLGTATTREHLEQLYRAVPEVVFCFDGDRAGREAAWRALENALPVLTDGREARFLFLPEGEDPDTLVRKTGQAGFEQLLGSAMHLSDFFFERLATGLDLGSIDGRARLVALARPMLATLPDGMFRQLMTERLAELAGTTARTLSARLELPRETREPAPAPARPPPPGGGHSPVRTAISILLYRPGLAREIDGLPFEEPVDVPGVALLKELLELLRQQPLASTGAILEHWRGRDEARHLARLAQWSPVSDDLDLLPDLRRQLQQIQRLHLEQRIEALDNKSKIQKLSEDERKEYWKLQTLLQEVR
- a CDS encoding GatB/YqeY domain-containing protein; protein product: MSIKDRVQQDMKDAMRAKEKARLATIRLILAAIKQREVDERIELDDTQVIAVLDKMIKQRRESIAQFEQAGRDDLIAQESAEIEVITPYMPAALSEAEIDALVSAALAETGAASIKDMGKVMAALKPQLAGRADMGAVSALIKSRLG
- the rpsU gene encoding 30S ribosomal protein S21, which translates into the protein MPNVRVKENEPFEIALRRFKRSCEKAGVLAEVRRREFYEKPTQERKRKMAAAVKRNQKKVSRELARRVRLY